A single Cucumis melo cultivar AY chromosome 4, USDA_Cmelo_AY_1.0, whole genome shotgun sequence DNA region contains:
- the LOC127149074 gene encoding uncharacterized protein LOC127149074, which produces MSYRRSSFMETDDMFLQFEEDLDNIAGGSSSVGDNTGSSSQQTTPTPRRRAQSRLLELERHVAINGRIPMTIAPGAEKPISPHAVRFSQAIGVCVRKTFPVRCLKWTDVGREYIEVVKGDLQRFFVLDFNDQAMNRFVEHQMLTTFKEFRADCHKHFKKYSDPEEARANPPNALVGRDEDWHFLCDHYISRAFQEQSRTNKAARQKQPYNHSSGSKSFLQRQYELAERRGQPVDRVELFRETHVRAGTFVSQAAEDAHNQMLELQSQPTPEGSQPLSEDEICDQVLGRRPGYSKGLGWGPKPKARRTASASSSSTSCSSQSTQKEIELQAKLHEALERIEVQDRNHQALASQVEAMKKMIEDLTRAQQGPPHDP; this is translated from the exons atgtcatatcgacgatcaagttttatggagacggacgatatgttcctccagtttgaggaggatttagataacattgcgggagggtcgtcatctgtgggcgacaatacgg ggtcttcttctcaacaaacgaccccgactcctaggagacgtgcgcagtctcgactcttggagttagagcgccacgttgcaataaatgggcgcattccgatgacgatcgcccctggagcggagaagcctatttctccacacgccgttcgcttcagccaagcgataggcgtgtgcgtgcgaaagacatttcctgtccgctgtcttaagtggacggacgttgggagagaatacattgaggtcgtcaagggcgacctccag cgattctttgtgcttgatttcaacgatcaagcaatgaacaggtttgttgagcatcagatgctcacgacctttaaagagttccgggccgactgtcataaacatttcaaaaagtacagcgacccggaggaggctcgtgccaatccaccaaacgcattggttggacgtgatgaggattggcacttcctctgcgaccattatatcagccgtgcattccag gagcaatcacggacaaacaaggctgctagacagaagcagccttacaatcatagtagcgggtcgaagtcgtttctacaacgacagtatgagctcgctgaaagaagagggcagccggtcgatcgtgtggaattgttccgggaaacacacgttcgagctgggacattcgtgtcgcaggccgccgaggatgcgcat aatcaaatgctggaactccaatcccagcctaccccagagggtagtcagccactctctgaggatgagatatgcgatcaggtgttgggtcgacgaccaggctactcaaaaggccttggttggggacccaagccgaaggcccgcagaacggcaagtgcaagcagttcgtcgacatcttgttcttcgcagtccacacaaaaagagattgaattacaagctaaacttcatgaagctttggaacggattgaagtacaagatagaaatcaccaagcattagcttcacaagtggaagctatgaaaaagatgattgaagacctaactcgtgcacaacagggaccaccacatgatccctag